From Micromonas commoda chromosome 3, complete sequence, a single genomic window includes:
- a CDS encoding predicted protein has product MARDPDRARSSRHSSSSSVSRSHWPGPVQLPEWIDEERAPSHFKCPITLCVMREPAVTPAGITYERSALMQWLDHQHVEPSTKRRLKRSHVVPNLTLRAMIEDWLQHERDVRAGKASSGAGFVGTNRGPGSARGGLPPGAAAVSHADRDALRAVRQRMYAALKERAALGVCYEEQRWEAYAARGRGDEGADDDGTQLDGTPGSNVASATGDGSEEARAEVAGSNPGGGERLDGESSSLSSPPTPAVSREEEIQPPGSLDATLDDDAMND; this is encoded by the coding sequence ATGGCGCGCGACCCGGAccgcgcgaggtcctccCGACACTCGTCCAGCTCGTCCGTCAGCAGGTCGCACTGGCCGGGGCCCGTGCAGCTGCCCGAGTGGATCGACGAGgagagggcgccgtcgcactTCAAGTGTCCCATCACCCTCTGCGTGATGCGCGagcccgcggtgacgccAGCCGGGATAACCTACGAGCGATCCGCGCTGATGCAGTGGCTGGACCACCAGCACGTCGAACCAAGCACGAAACGACGTTTAAAGCGCTCGCACGTCGTGCCCAACCTGACGTTACGCGCGATGATCGAGGATTGGCTCCAGCACGAGCGGGACGTCCGAGCGGGCAAGGCGTCATCAGGCGCCGGATTTGTCGGCACCAACCGAGGTCCGGGGTCCGCGAGAGGGGGTCtgccccccggcgcggcggcggtgtcgcaCGCGGACAGGGACGCCCTGCGAGCGGTTCGCCAACGCATgtacgccgcgctcaaggaacGAGCCGCGCTGGGCGTGTGTTACGAGGAGCAGCGATGGgaggcgtacgccgcgagggggcgcggggacgagggggcagacgacgacgggacgcAGCTGGACGGGACGCCGGGAtcgaacgtcgcgtcggcgacgggcgatggttcggaggaggcgcgtgCAGAGGTCGCGGGATCGAatcccggcgggggcgagcgtTTGGACGGCGAATCGTCGTCGctttcgtcgccgccgacgcccgcggttTCGAGGGAAGAAGAAATTCAACCCCCGGGCAGtttggacgcgacgctcgacgacgacgccatgaACGACTGA
- the PETF4 gene encoding ferredoxin, chloroplast precursor (ChloroP and targeT predict 33aa cTP), whose product MALLASSFAGAAVRALSTRSTTRVDRSKGLVCRAQDKMARTTIDLDKRKIGPGTGKPIKVTFLGANGQNVVVDCPEDQYILDAGIDAGLELPFTCRGGICGACVAKCTKGSVDHRDIADLEFTLSEEEQEEGMALLCMCYPVEASEGEGIEIETQSDWGYSLGVAEWKGATGEIGGRSPTPLMKGDLKGL is encoded by the coding sequence ATGGCTCTtctcgcgagctccttcgccggcgccgccgtgcgcgccctCTCCACCAGGTCTACGACGAGGGTGGACCGCTCCAAAGGCCTCGTGTGCCGCGCGCAGGACAAGATGGCGCGCACCACCATCGACCTGGACAAGCGAAAAATCGGCCCCGGCACCGGAAAGCCAATCAAGGTCACCTTCCTCGGCGCCAACGGCCAgaacgtcgtcgtggacTGCCCGGAGGACCAGTacatcctcgacgcgggcatcgacgcggggCTTGAGCTCCCGTTCacctgccgcggcggcatctgcggcgcgtgcgtcgccaaGTGCACCAAGGGCAGCGTCGACCACCGAGACATCGCCGACCTCGAGTTCACGCtctcggaggaggagcaggaggaggGCATGGCGCTGCTGTGCATGTGCTACCCAGTGGAGGcgagcgagggcgaggggaTCGAGATCGAGACGCAGTCGGACTGGGGGTACTCTCTCGGCGTGGCGGAGTGGaagggggcgacgggggagatCGGAGGCAGGTCGCCCACGCCGCTCATGAAGGGAGACCTCAAGGGGCTCTGA
- a CDS encoding predicted protein, producing the protein MGDFDPYASMAEWQRGVVEPFAQMSGIPPGTVLFTFALWASLPLGAVFQLIPWPTLKNVYSFVSGVLLSLFAFGSSTYTCAVLGIFSYAAMVIDRKRCGYVVFAGSFAYLIYFHAFSASGEAWKAGNIDITGLLMVLTLKVTACALNYQDSGTIAESERNDFQRRRAVETLPGVIEYAGWLMFPCTLVVGPAIEFRDYHDWLHKKGVWGGKGCPSVWGRCALLVAYSQVFAAVHMIVMQYYTLGNTYLGADWNDKSVLQKFWELHILGQGSRGKYFFCWVWAEAACVAAGIGFSGYDHESGAPTWSGCTNVRPMGVEKAATFVEIPHHWNVQTGTWLRHYVYDRTTPRGKKPGFKQILITQVVSGVWHGLYAGYWLFFVSSAVFLQGSKSMFRWQRAHWPRRWNFLIDFPHWLLTTVGLNYLCGAFMLVTYEQCMAAWGSVYFIPHWIVLFMLVFGETFKGKRKPRVNAEVKTTVAVERVATNGDAPVESKKEQ; encoded by the exons ATGGGTGACTTCGACCCTTACGCCAGCATGGCGGAGTGGCAGAGAGGCGTGGTGGAGCCCTTCGCGCAGATGTCGGGCATTCCCCCGGGCACCGTGCTCTTCACCTTCGCGCTGTGGGCGTCCCTCCCGTTGGGCGCCGTCTTCCAGCTCATACCCTGGCCGACGCTCAAGAACGTGTACTCGTTCGTCTCCG GCGTCCTGCTGAGCCTATTCGCGTTTGGATCGTCCACGTACACCTGCGCGGTCCTCGGTATCTTCTCCTACGCCGCCATGGTGATCGATCGCAAGCGATGCGGCTACGTCGTCTTTGCCGGGTCCTTCGCATACCTCATCTACTTTCACGCCTTCTCCGCATCCGGCGAGGCGTGGAAGGCTGGCAACATCGACATCACCGGCCTGCTCATGGTGCTCACGCTCAAGGTGACCGCGTGTGCGCTGAATTACCAGGACAGCGGCACGATCGCGGAGTCCGAGCGGAACGATTTTcagaggaggcgcgcggtcgagacGCTGCCCGGCGTGATCGAGTACGCGGGTTGGCTCATGTTTCCGTGCACGCTCGTCGTGGGACCCGCGATCGAGTTTCGGGATTACCACGACTGGCTCCACAAGAAGGGCGTGTGGGGCGGGAAGGGTTGCCCGAGCGTGTGGGGCAGGtgcgcgctgctcgtcgccTACTCGCAGGTGTTCGCCGCGGTTCACATGATCGTCATGCAGTACTACACCCTCGGCAACACGTACCTCGGAGCGGATTGGAACGACAAGAGCGTCCTGCAAAAGTTCTGGGAGCTCCACATCCTGGGCCAGGGCTCGCGCGGGAAGTACTTCTTCTGCTGGGTGTGGGCGGAGGctgcgtgcgtcgccgccgggatcgGATTCAGCGGCTACGACCACGAGAGTGGAGCCCCCACTTGGAGCGGGTGCACAAACGTGAGGCCGATGGgcgtggagaaggcggcgacgttcgtgGAGATTCCCCACCACTGGAACGTGCAGACGGGGACGTGGCTCAGGCACTACGTGTACGACAGGACCACCCCGCGTGGGAAGAAACCCGGGTTTAAGCAGATCCTCATCACGCAGGTGGTGTCCGGGGTCTGGCACGGGCTGTACGCGGGGTACTGGTTATTTTTTGTCAGCAGCGCCGTGTTCCTCCAGGGGAGCAAGAGCATGTTCAGGTGGCAGCGCGCCCACTGGCCGAGGCGTTGGAACTTTCTGATCGATTTCCCGCACTGGCTGCTCACGACCGTCGGTTTGAACTACCTCTGCGGGGCGTTCATGCTCGTCACGTACGAGCAGTGCATGGCGGCGTGGGGCAGCGTCTACTTCATCCCTCACTGGATCGTGCTGTTCATGCTCGTCTTCGGCGAGACGTTCAAGGGCAAGAGGAAGCCGCGCGTTAACGCGGAGGTCAAGACGACGGTCgcggtcgagcgcgtcgcgacgaacggtgacgcgcccgtcgagtCGAAGAAGGAACAATAG
- a CDS encoding predicted protein, with protein sequence MIDAAGAAGVNVLCLQEAWTMPFGFCTREKYPWVEFAEPAEDGPTTRLIQRKARQWNMVIVSPILERDERHGGTVWNTAVVISNNGRFLGKHRKNHIPRVGDFNESTYYMEGNTGHPVFETAFGKIAINICYGRHHPLNWQAFGLNGAEIVFNPSATVGGLSEPMWSIEGRNAAIANNYYVASINRVGTEHFPNKFTSGDGGEAHNDFGHFYGSSYVAGPDASRTPSLSRSRDGLMVCDVNLGLCRQVKDKWGFQMTARYDMYAEFFRKFTDMNYEPQVIRDPSLGDSEEDFNF encoded by the coding sequence atgatcgacgccgcgggagccgcgggggtgaACGTCCTGTGCCTGCAGGAGGCGTGGACGATGCCGTTTGGCTTTTGCACCCGGGAGAAGTACCCGTGGGTAGAGttcgccgaacccgccgaggacggaccgacgacgcggctgaTCCAGCGCAAGGCTCGGCAGTGGAACATGGTCATCGTGTCCCCGATactcgaacgcgacgagcgacaCGGCGGGACCGTGTGGAACACCGCCGTCGTGATAAGCAACAACGGACGGTTCCTCGGGAAGCACCGCAAGAACCACATCCCGCGAGTGGGCGACTTCAACGAGAGCACCTACTACATGGAGGGCAACACGGGGCACCCGGTCTTCGAGACTGCGTTCGGCAAGATCGCGATCAACATATGCTACGGGCGGCACCATCCTCTCAACTGGCAGGCTTTCGGGCTGAACGGCGCCGAGATCGTCTTCAACCCTtccgccaccgtcggcggcctCTCGGAGCCGATGTGGTCGATAGAGGGAAGAaacgcggccatcgcgaACAACTACTACGTGGCTTCGATAAACCGCGTGGGAACCGAGCACTTTCCGAACAAGTTCacctcgggcgacggcggcgaggcgcacAACGATTTCGGTCATTTCTACGGTTCATCCTACGTGGCGGGTCCGGATGCCTCCCGAACCCCGAGCCTCTCTCGTTCCAGGGACGGCCTGATGGTCTGCGACGTTAACCTGGGCCTGTGCCGCCAGGTGAAGGACAAGTGGGGATTCCAGATGACTGCCAGGTACGACATGTACGCGGAGTTCTTCCGGAAGTTCACGGACATGAACTACGAGCCGCAGGTGATCAGGGACCCGAGCCTCGGGGACTCGGAGGAGGACTTCAACTTCTGA
- the AGT1/SPT1 gene encoding serine-pyruvate aminotransferase and/or alanine glyoxylate transaminase (Putative alanine glyoxylate aminotransferase domain; however, strong alignment with putative serine-pyruvate aminotransferase, an enzyme in the photorespiratory pathway that catalyzes the conversion of serine to hydroxypyruvate): MNALRRAAQRALFTGERHGLAGGARAFAAKANACPHDPTKPYHKSPLPLETAGGLLEYSVVYTDRAMNHMSKPFCKIMNDIDSTLKEAYNATSTIVMPGSGSYGMEAVARQWATGKKVLVLRNGYFSYRWTDIFEQTGIPSETIVLRGQPVDNSSQPQFSPHDIDEVVKTIQREKPAVVFAPHVETSTGIILPDDYLLRISNAVHAHGGLFVLDCIASGTVWVDMKATGVDAILSAPQKGWTGPACSSLMMLSERGDYATRNTTSTSMVINMRKWLEVMDSYNAGGFAYYTTMPTDALNLFRDAALETKELGFGKAKQMAWDLGNECRDMMKSKGLRTVSAPGYEAPGVNVWYTSSPDMFQQFKAEGFQVAAGVPFMIGEPPGNFTFRIGLFGLDKIVNKDRTIKILEGGLDKVLANTEATAVAA; the protein is encoded by the exons ATGAACGCACTCAGACGAgccgcgcagcgcgcgctgtTCACCGGCGAGAGGCacggcctcgccggcggcgcgcgagcgttCGCCGCAAAGGCCAACGCGTGCCCGCACGACCCGACCAAGCCGTACCACAAGTCCCCCCTGCCCCTCGAGACCGCGGGCGGGCTCCTCGAGTACTCGGTGGTGTACACGGACCGCGCGATGAACCACATGTCCAAGCCGTTCTGCAAG ATCATGAACGACATCGACAGTACGCTCAAGGAGGCGTACAACGCCACCTCCACCATCGTCATGCCGGGCTCCGGCTCCTACGGCATGgaagccgtcgcccgccAATGGGCGACCGGCAAGAAGGTGCTCGTGTTACGCAACGGGTACTTCTCCTACAGGTGGACCGACATCTTCGAGCAGACCGGCATCCCCTCCGAGACGATCGTCCTGCGAGGCCAACCCGTGGACAACTCGTCCCAGCCCCAGTTTTCACCCcacgacatcgacgaggttGTCAAGACGATCCAGAGGGAGAAACCCGCGGTTGTGTTTGCGCCGCACGTCGAGACGAGCACCGGGATCATCCTACCCGACGATTACCTCCTTCGCATCTCCAACGCGGTGCACGCGCACGGTGGGCTCTTCGTCCTCGACTGCATCGCGTCCGGTACCGTGTGGGTGGACATGAAGGcgacgggcgtcgacgccatcctcTCGGCGCCGCAGAAAGGGTGGACGGGTCCCGCGTGCTCTTCGCTCATGATGCTCAGCGAACGAGGCGACTACGCGACGCGCAAcaccacgtccacgtccatgGTGATCAACATGAGGAAATGGCTCGAGGTGATGGACTCGTACAACGCCGGGGGGTTCGCCTACTACACCACCATGCCCACCGACGCGCTGAACCTCTTTcgagacgcggcgctggagacgaAGGAGCTCGGGTTTGGCAAGGCGAAGCAGATGGCGTGGGACCTCGGGAACGAGTGCCGCGACATGATGAAGTCCAAGGGTCTGAGGACGGTGAGCGCGCCCGGGTACGAGGCCCCGGGCGTGAACGTGTGGTACACGTCGAGCCCGGACATGTTCCAGCAGTTCAAGGCTGAGGGTTTCCAGGTGGCCGCGGGCGTGCCGTTTATGATTGGCGAGCCCCCCGGGAACTTCACGTTCCGCATCGGCCTCTTCGGGTTGGACAAGATCGTGAACAAGGATAGGACCATCAAGATCCTGGAAGGCGGCCTGGACAAGGTGCTGGCGAAcaccgaggcgacggcggtggcggcgtaa
- the GCSH gene encoding glycine cleavage system h-protein (glycine cleavage system H-protein, one of four subunits of the glycine cleavage system (aka glycine decarboxylase)), with the protein MALRQFARQSARSLGLRSDVSLAPALATRGMSTVIEGLKYMASHEWAKVDGDTVTVGITDHAQAELGDVVYVELPEVGSQVSAKSTFGVVESVKAASDVYSPISGEVVAVNEDLADSPGKVNEGAYTDGWMMKVKMTDPKELDALMDAKAYEASCDH; encoded by the coding sequence ATGGCGCTCCGTCAGTTCGCGCGCCAGTCCGCCCGCTCGCTCGGGCTTCGATCCGATGTCtctctcgcgcccgccctcgcgacgcgcggcatGAGCACCGTCATCGAGGGCCTCAAGTACATGGCCAGCCACGAGTGGGCCAAGGTGGACGGGGACACGGTCACCGTCGGGATCACCGATCACGCGCAGgctgagctcggcgacgtcgtctaCGTCGAGCTCCCCGAGGTCGGCTCCCAGGTGTCCGCGAAGTCCACCTTCGGCGTCGTGGAGTCCGTCAAGGCCGCCTCCGACGTCTACTCGCCCATcagcggcgaggtcgtcgcggtgAACGAGGACCTGGCCGATTCCCCCGGCAAGGTGAACGAGGGCGCGTACACCGACGGGTGGATGATGAAGGTGAAGATGACCGACccgaaggagctcgacgcgctcatggACGCGAAGGCGTACGAGGCGTCCTGCGACCACTAA
- a CDS encoding predicted protein, with translation MDRDASGGPNEGTPGLSAGQLTLWEPRQKVDLTQYTEKHEFLFDDVYPEDVDNDEIYRTTVHPLIGTIFNRCKVTCFAYGQTGSGKTYTMSPLPTRAAGEILAELAQPYNEGLALWVSFFEIYGGKVYDLLNGRKKLVIREDARAQMCVVGLQEFEVDNVELVQRLIEHGTAARCTGSTGANSESSRSHAILQLSLKRRDDDAADVAKMPPSVARQIKAKENANHALIHGKFSFIDLAGSERGADTDQNDRQTRLEGAEINKSLLALKECIRALDMGSNHVPFRGSKLTEVLRDSFLGDSRTVMIANISPATGSCEHTLNTLRYAYRVKELRGEGAGLKRNASVTTGGAGKLASDGVTPIARGASLNATDLASNGQAGDGSDGGGGADAKRRGRARPQSAAPASSLARTSSLTLAASERTVTLAAPKEEKTATDPRTQAFDPRVHAKNRAADAERKAAANERRRQAAQERRARAEAEKAAKVAAKMARMAGEDADAAAAEVLRRSGNFGTLEGPRSTEGTPRRTRPTTAPPARTTPVKSAVRIKAPLAAVTEASASAVAAAKATAAAEGRGPPVDMNEMVKAHDDLINVILEEEEEVIAAHRGQIEETMELVKSEMALLADVDKPGSAIDQYVDRLSRVLAQKAESIAKLRERVATFQAHLREEEVLSRTVGLH, from the coding sequence ATGGATCGCGACGCCTCGGGAGGGCCAAACGAGGGGACGCCCGGCCTGAGCGCGGGTCAGCTGACGCTGTGGGAACCCAGGCAGAAGGTGGACCTCACCCAGTACACGGAGAAGCACGAGTTTTTGTTCGACGACGTGTAcccggaggacgtcgacaACGACGAGATTTACCGAACGACGGTGCATCCGCTCATCGGCACCATCTTCAACCGGTGCAAGGTGACCTGCTTCGCGTACGGGCAGACGGGCAGCGGCAAGACGTACACCATGTCCCCGCtgcccacgcgcgcggctggcgagATCCTCGCGGAACTGGCGCAGCCCTACAACGAGGGTTTGGCGCTGTGGGTGTCGTTTTTCGAGATTTACGGCGGCAAGGTTTACGACTTGCTCAACGGGCGGAAGAAGCTCGTCATTCGCGAGGATGCGCGTGCGCAGATGTGCGTCGTGGGACTGCAGGAGTTCGAGGTGGACAACGTGGAGCTCGTGCAGCGCCTCATCGAGCAcggaaccgccgcgaggtgcacCGGAAGCACGGGCGCAAACTCGGAATCGTCGCGGTCGCACGCGATTCTTCAGCTCTCGCTCaagcggcgcgacgacgacgccgccgacgtcgccaagaTGCCCCCGTCGGTGGCGAGGCAGatcaaggcgaaggagaacGCGAACCACGCGCTGATCCACGGCAAGTTTTCCTTCATCGACCTCGCCGGcagcgagcgcggcgcggacaccGACCAGAACGATCGCCAGACCCGACTGGAGGGTGCCGAGATCAACAAGTCGCTCCTGGCGCTCAAGGAGTGCATCCGCGCGCTGGACATGGGCTCTAACCACGTGCCGTTCCGCGGGAGCAAACTCACGGAGGTGCTCAGGGACTCGTTCCTGGGGGACTCGCGCACGGTGATGATTGCCAACATCTCCCCAGCCACCGGCTCGTGCGAGCACACGCTCAACACCCTTCGCTACGCGTATCGCGTCAAGGAgcttcgcggcgaaggcgccgggCTCAAGAGAAACGCGTCCGTCACGACGGGGGGTGCCGGTAAGCTCGCTTCCGACGGCGTCAcccccatcgcgcgcggcgcgtcttTGAACGCGACGGACCTCGCAAGTAACGGTCaagccggcgacgggagcgacgggggcggcggggcggatgCCAAGCGACGGGGCAGAGCCCGGCCCCaaagcgcggcgcccgcgtcgtcgctcgcgagaACGTCCTCcctcaccctcgcggcgtccgagcgGACCgtcacgctcgccgcgcccaaggaggagaagacgGCCACGGACCCGCGGACGCAGGCGTTTGACCCGAGGGTTCACGCCAAGAaccgagccgccgacgccgagcgcaaagccgccgccaacgagcgccgtcgccaggcggcgcaggagcggcgcgctcgagccgaggcggagaaggcggccaaggtGGCGGCCAAGATGGCGCGCATggctggcgaggacgccgacgccgccgccgccgaggtgctGCGAAGGAGCGGGAACTTTGGAACTTTGGAAGGACCGAGGTCGACGgaggggacgccgcggagaacgaggccgacgacggcgccgccagcgcggacgacgcccgtCAAATCCGCGGTACGCATCAAGGcaccgctcgcggcggtcaccgaAGCGTCGGCTtcggccgtcgcggccgccaaggcgaccgccgccgcggagggaaGGGGCCCGCCCGTCGACATGAACGAGATGGTCAAGGCGCACGACGACCTGATAAACGTCAtcctggaggaggaggaggaggtcatcgccgcgcaccggGGGCAGATCGAGGAGACGATGGAGCTCGTCAAGAGCGAGATGGCGCTGTTGGCGGATGTCGACAAACCCGGAAGCGCGATCGATCAGTACGTCGACAGGCTGTCGCGGGTGTTGGCGCAAAAGGCTGAGAGCATCGCGAAGCTGAGGGAGCGGGTGGCGACGTTTCAGGCGCACcttcgcgaggaggaggtgctgAGCCGGACCGTGGGGCTGCATTGA
- a CDS encoding predicted protein, which yields MSGHGGMSPRGGLTRILVASPDAPEADAGPASVVERAPLSAEDIERIAPNAVGTAGALRVATPPTDDAEGDGMAALTARTALQRILEAFAGAAPTGGARTVSERDRALRSLESLLAARAERARNRGDGGATDAATTDLRRLERLLEMNRELDAITGDGDAPGGGSGGDDVERGASWNDAEISVDGGGGGANNNNADRSLGVDLQVAARWLEQTVPVGVILLAVYSFRNARAILAFVWCFAVCVRLNDAVKAQVAQRSERKPRDAAYVLCVVAMTVTCAYAVLPDDGFWDRVAFKPLDTPMPFTVSVWQCAAADAMARFASISAKAVALLASHVHVGGFGAFGTYIWGGGTGGGVAGRGGGGKERRNRGGGEAMDRSTARDESATAVGTTGAGGGGDLTHRATHGGTGEATAGASAAAPGRVPVDARGGRSAHRRLTARLSLLEHASLLHRTALPIPVWFAFFRDEEELGKGAACLAAGAYLAVKLRTVLERVHGVRTVARQCWNAEGAAYGVPASPEDVAESGDCCAICQERYDRPVRLGCRHVFCEECVGEWFERERTCPLCRATVASAGARSYGDGGTVMYAHIF from the coding sequence ATGAGCGGCCACGGCGGGATGTCCCCGCGGGGCGGGCTCACCCGCATCCTCGTAGCCTCCCCCGATGCCCCCGAAGCCGACGCGGgccccgcgtccgtcgtcgagagGGCGCCCCTCAGCGCGGAGGACATCGAGCGCATCGCCCCCAACGCGGTGGgcacggcgggcgcgcttagggtcgcgacgccgccgacggacgacgcggagggcgacgggatGGCCGCCCtgacggcgaggaccgcgctTCAACGCATcctcgaggcgttcgcgggcgccgcgccgaccggcggcgcgcgcaccgtctccgaacgcgaccgcgcgctgaGGTCGCTCGAATCtctgctcgccgcgagggctgagcgcgcgaggaacaggggcgacggcggcgcgaccgacgccgcgacgaccgacCTCCGCAGGCTCGAGAGGCTCCTCGAGATGaaccgcgagctcgacgccatcaccggcgacggcgacgccccgggcggAGGATccggcggagacgacgtcgagcgcggagcCTCGtggaacgacgcggagatctccgtcgacggcggcggcggcggcgcgaacaaCAACAACGCCGACCGGTCCCTCGGCGTGGACCTccaggtcgccgcgcgatggctCGAGCAGACCGTGCCTGTCGGCGTCATCCTACTCGCGGTGTACTCCTTTCGAAACGCGCGAGCCATCCTCGCGTTCGTCTGGTGCTTCGCCGTGTGCGTTCGACTCAACGACGCCGTCAAGGCGCAAGTCGCGCAACGGTCCGAGCGTaaaccgcgcgacgccgcgtacgtgctgtgcgtcgtcgccatgaCGGTGACGTGCGCGTACGCGGTGTTGCCGGACGACGGGTTCTGGGACAGGGTAGCCTTCAAGCCGCTTGATACGCCGATGCCGTTTACCGTCTCGGTTTGGcagtgcgccgcggcggatgcgatgGCGCGGTTCGCATCCATATCGGCCAAGGCGGTCGCGCTCCTGGCGTCGCACGTGCACGTGGGCGGGTTTGGCGCGTTCGGGACTTACATTTGGGGGGGTGGGacggggggcggcgtcgccggacggggaggcggcgggaaggAGAGGAGAAACAGGGGAGGGGGTGAGGCGATGGACCGGTCGACGGCTCGCGACGAGTCGGCGACTGCGGTTGGGACTACGGGAgccggggggggcggggacTTGACGCACCGCGCCACGCACGGGGGAACCGgggaggcgaccgcgggcgcgtcggccgcTGCGCCCGGGCGGGTACCCGtggacgcccgcgggggacgctCGGCGCACCGCAGGCTCACGGCGCGGCTGTCCCTGCTGGAACACGCGTCGCTGCTGCACAGGACGGCGCTCCCGATTCCCGTGTGGTTTGCGTTTTTcagggacgaggaggagttgggcaagggcgccgcgtgcTTAGCCGCGGGAGCGTACCTCGCCGTGAAGCTCAGGACGGTGCTCGAGCGGGTTCACGGCGTCAGGACCGTGGCGAGGCAGTGCTGgaacgcggagggcgcggcgtacggagtccccgcgtctcccgaggacgtggcggagagcggcgacTGCTGCGCCATCTGCCAGGAGAGGTACGACAGGCCGGTGCGGCTGGGGTGCCGGCACGTGTTCTGCGAGGAGTGCGTCGGGGAATggttcgagcgcgagcggacGTGTCCGCTGTGTagggcgacggtggcgagcgccggggcGAGATCgtacggcgacggagggacGGTGATGTACGCACACATCTTCTGA
- a CDS encoding predicted protein, with amino-acid sequence MGATKVENDALLRKKEKKTTSFFTPTSVIIGVVAIVVAVCGYMAYTHAIAGTSQSSLKTSHEHAAKAPSSHKLSAKAREKRETESVAAKFAEEYHIPMQFMTKSEVPKGAALGKAREEPVKTFPLSVSRGKLGKFDAQEILDNPHEYEGTGDHLNPLLSDIVDDAAEIGVIRAFLEQYRQTPIKALYARAYLRISAVSAALGGQYQDLVDATKGTDLMDISNKDFKAEVDICDHKGLPQDKYVPEDKFEVPDITHQESDTEFDPSKVDAAKDEVYVIEHPKEERRRALLGSGFERKPPSEYTKQLSESFIPQLDTDEMIMIYANLTEGLPTVIGEINALGASMTDTEKLCLAAFDLIGAAIVSAPDLNTEKVCPQVHVRSWNLGLKAARGCNIAVLQSFFHYL; translated from the exons ATGGGTGCTACCAAAGTCGAGAATGACG CTCTCCTGaggaagaaggagaagaagaccACCTCCTTCTTCACCCCCACCTCCGTTATCATCGGTGtggtcgccatcgtcgtcgccgtgtgCGGCTACATGGCCTACACCCACGCGATCGCGGGCACTTCCCAGTCCTCCCTGAAGACCTCCCACGAgcacgccgcgaaggctcCTTCTTCGCACAAGCTCTCCGCGAAGGCCAGGGAGAAGCGCGAGACCGAATCCGTCGCGGCTAAGTTCGCCGAGGAATACCACATCCCCATGCAGTTCATGACCAAGAGCGAGGTGCCCAAGGGAGCCGCCCTCGGcaaggcgcgcgaggagcccgTCAAGACCTTCCCCCTCTCCGTCTCTCGCGGCAAGCTCGGGAAGTTCGACGCGCAGGAGATCCTCGACAACCCCCACGAGTACGAGGGCACCGGCGACCACCTCAACCCCCTCCTTTCCGACAtcgtcgatgacgccgccgagatTGGCGTCATCCGCGCCTTCCTCGAGCAGTACAGGCAAACCCCCATCAAGGCTCTCTACGCCCGCGCGTACCTCCGCatctccgccgtctccgccgcgctcggagGCCAGTACCAG GACCTCGTCGATGCCACCAAGGGGACCGACCTCATGGACATCAGCAACAAGGATTTCAAGGCTGAGGTTGACATTTGCGACCACAAGGGCCTCCCCCAGGATAAGTACGTCCCCGAGGACAAGTTCGAGGTGCCCGACATCACCCACCAGGAGAGCGATACCGAGTTCGACCCCTCCAAGGttgacgccgcgaaggatgAGGTGTACGTCATCGAGCACCCCAAGGAGgagaggaggcgcgcgctgctcgggtCTGGTTTCGAGAGGAAGCCCCCGAGTGAGTACACCAAGCAGCTCTCCGAGTCTTTCATCCCCCAGCTCGACACCGACGAGATGATCATGATCTACGCCAACCTGACCGAGGGCCTCCCCACCGTCATCGGCGAGATCAACGCCCTCGGTGCGTCCATGACGGACACCGAGAAGCtctgcctcgccgcgttcgacctCATTGGCGCCGCCATCGTGTCCGCGCCCGACCTCAACACCGAGAAGGTGTGCCCTCAGGTTCACGTCAGGTCCTGGAACCTCGGCCTCAAGGCGGCTCGCGGTTGCAACATCGCGGTCCTCCAGTCTTTCTTCCACTACCTCTAA